One window from the genome of Hippoglossus hippoglossus isolate fHipHip1 chromosome 10, fHipHip1.pri, whole genome shotgun sequence encodes:
- the klb gene encoding beta-klotho, producing MLNHPPPHTLQWLSLCTLLSVCCWNKAACSPGEGREIWQQPKPDPIKAQSFLHDTFPSGFLWGSGTSAFQTEGAWDQEGKGASIWDHFTHSSVSGDLATEAPNVASDGYAHWEEDVKALELLGVRSYSFSLSWPRLFPDGNARSQPNRAAVEHYSRLIERLLEKKIEPIVTLHHWDLPQALQERYGGWKNDTLVGLFEEYAAFCFHTFGSRVRYWLTMHNPYLVAVQGYGTGVHAPGETGGPSASLIVAHNLIRAHAKAWHTYNTHFRPTQRGKVSIVLGSHWIEPQSGQATAANVELCQESIEAVLGWFSNPIFGDGDYPLSFRSKHGALLPTFTPEEKLWVQKTADFFALSFGPYNLRLGRTLIQYGQTVTPDLRRMLSWIKLEYGDLSVLVAEGGWFSEAGVGREDTVSIYLMKSFINQVLQAIKFDGVQVFGYVAWSLVDGFEWNYGYTVRRGLFYIDFSQSNPTRTPKTSALYYKRVVADNGFLKGETSSEVKGRFPCDFHWGIADSTLQVHFNPFSPQFTDPHLYSWNLTGDGSLRPVPGVKLRIRPAQCTDYLAIRGHLRLFASTGASHYRFALNWSLILPHGDLSQVNSEALRYYRCVLTELKKLNLEAVVILYYPTHRAPNLGLPVQIHASGGWLNHSTVEAFQEYAALCYEQLGPWVGYWITINEPNRLVDVYSDGKEKHQAAHNLLLAHAKAWRSYEKGQYREQRGMVSLALHADWAEPANPFLDSHTAAAQRFLLFELGRFLDPLLGTRYEEKHSEGGYPQEMKAYLEARARVMGLPESPLPSFTDTEKEELRGALNFIALNHFTTRLVSPYPHTQAGSQQKKQPPDHDCLTLSDPTWPSSSLGQAIVPWGLRSILNWVSHRYGGALPIIVTASGVDDQAPGEDKLRQHYLRSYLQEALKARQLDGVNLQGFYMWKLQDRHVPQFGLFTSTHHQSKAKASVAVYREIITHSGFPEDDTALTCRFSELHERCSVCAWMLKNKTMLFFGGCLLITAVMLAALVISVIVAKRNQARGGGRRTDRMHRRRRREGVPVFLCPPVVKCKR from the exons ATGCTgaaccatcctcctcctcacacacttcAGTGGCTCTCGCTGTGCACCCTGCTGTCGGTGTGTTGCTGGAACAAGGCCGCCTGTTCTCCTGGGGAGGGCAGGGAGATTTGGCAGCAGCCCAAGCCAGACCCCATCAAAGCCCAGTCTTTCCTTCATGACACCTTCCCCTCAGGATTCCTCTGGGGCTCAGGGACGTCTGCCTTCCAGACAGAAGGAGCCTGGGACCAGGAGGGGAAGGGAGCCTCCATTTGGGACCATTTCACCCACTCATCTGTCAGTGGTGATTTGGCAACCGAGGCTCCCAATGTGGCCAGTGATGGCTACGCTCACTGGGAAGAAGATGTCAAGGCTCTGGAGTTGCTGGGTGTGAGATCAtactccttctctctctcatggcCCAGGTTGTTTCCTGATGGGAACGCCAGGAGCCAGCCCAACAGGGCCGCTGTGGAGCATTACAGCCGCCTCATAGAGAGGCTTCTGGAGAAGAAAATCGAGCCCATCGTCACTCTGCATCACTGGGACCTGCCACAGGCCCTGCAGGAGCGATATGGAGGCTGGAAGAATGACACACTGGTGGGACTGTTCGAGGAGTATGCTGCCTTTTGTTTCCACACATTTGGGAGTCGTGTAAGATACTGGCTCACAATGCATAACCCGTACCTGGTGGCTGTGCAGGGGTACGGGACAGGTGTGCACGCCCCTGGAGAGACAGGGGGTCCCTCTGCTTCTCTTATCGTGGCCCACAACCTGATCAGG GCACATGCCAAAGCATGGCACACCTACAACACCCACTTTCGCCCAACTCAGAGGGGTAAAGTATCCATTGTTCTGGGATCCCACTGGATCGAACCTCAGAGCGGCCAGGCCACAGCTGCCAACGTTGAGCTGTGCCAGGAGTCAATAGAGGCTGTGCTCGGCTGGTTTTCCAACCCCATCTTTGGAGACGGGGACTATCCGTTGTCTTTCAGATCCAAGCATGGGGCCCTCCTGCCCACGTTCACCCCTGAGGAGAAGCTCTGGGTGCAGAAAACAGCCGACTTTTTCGCTCTCTCCTTCGGGCCTTACAACCTCCGTCTGGGTCGGACCCTGATCCAGTATGGGCAGACTGTGACCCCAGACCTGAGGCGCATGTTGAGCTGGATAAAGCTGGAGTATGGGGACCTGAGTGTGCTGGTGGCTGAGGGAGGCTGGTTCTCTGAAGCAGGGGTGGGAAGGGAGGACACAGTGTCCATTTATCTGATGAAGAGTTTTATCAACCAGGTCCTGCAAG CGATTAAGTTCGATGGTGTGCAGGTGTTTGGCTACGTCGCCTGGTCATTGGTGGATGGATTTGAGTGGAATTATGGCTACACTGTCAGAAGAGGCCTTTTCTACATTGACTTCAGCCAATCAAACCCAACCAGGACCCCCAAGACGTCTGCTCTGTACTACAAACGTGTTGTCGCTGACAACGGCTTCCTCAAAGGTGAAACCTCCAGTGAGGTCAAGGGTCGTTTCCCGTGTGACTTTCACTGGGGTATTGCTGACTCCACTTTACAG GTCCACTTCAACCCTTTCTCACCACAGTTTACTGACCCACATCTGTACAGCTGGAACCTGACGGGAGATGGATCATTGCGTCCCGTCCCAGGGGTGAAGCTCCGCATTAGACCAGCCCAGTGCACTGACTATTTGGCAATTCGTGGTCACCTTCGCTTGTTCGCATCCACTGGGGCATCTCACTACCGCTTCGCCCTAAACTGGTCTCTGATTTTACCCCATGGTGACCTCTCTCAGGTGAACTCCGAGGCTTTgag GTACTACCGCTGTGTCCTGACCGAGCTCAAGAAGCTAAACCTGGAGGCAGTCGTGATCCTCTACTACCCCACACACAGAGCTCCAAATCTGGGTTTGCCAGTTCAAATCCATGCCTCTGGGGGTTGGCTCAACCACAGCACAGTAGAAGCTTTTCAGGAATATGCAGCTCTGTGCTACGAGCAGCTGGGGCCCTGGGTTGGATACTGGATCACCATCAATGAGCCGAACAGACTCGTAGATGTTTATTCTGATGGGAAAGAAAAGCATCAAGCAGCTCACAATCTTCTTCTGGCTCATGCGAAAGCGTGGAGGTCATATGAGAAGGGACaatacagagagcagagaggaatgGTATCACTCGCATTACATGCGGACTGGGCTGAGCCGGCCAACCCCTTCCTGGACTCGCATacggcagcagcacagagattCCTCTTGTTTGAACTCGGTCGCTTTTTAGACCCGTTACTGGGAACAAGATATGAGGAGAAGCATAGCGAGGGGGGGTACCCACAAGAAATGAAGGCTTACCTGGAGGCGAGAGCTCGAGTGATGGGCCTCCCTGAATCTCCTCTACCTAGTTTTACTGACACGGAgaaggaggagctgagaggGGCTTTGAATTTTATAGCACTGAACCATTTTACCACCCGGTTGGTGTCTCCTTATCCTCACACACAGGCTGGTTCTCAGCAGAAGAAACAACCCCCTGATCACGACTGTCTGACCCTCTCTGATCCCACCTGGCCTTCATCCAGCCTGGGGCAGGCTATCGTACCCTGGGGCCTGAGGAGTATCCTGAACTGGGTGAGCCACAGATATGGAGGCGCTCTACCCATCATTGTGACAGCCAGCGGGGTCGATGATCAGGCTCCCGGAGAGGACAAACTCAGGCAACACTACCTCAGGAGTTACCTGCAAGAGGCTCTGAAAG ctcgaCAGTTAGATGGGGTCAACCTGCAGGGCTTCTACATGTGGAAACTGCAAGATCGACACGTCCCCCAGTTCGGCCTTTTCACTTCGACCCATCACCAGTCCAAAGCCAAGGCCTCTGTCGCCGTCTACAGAGAAATCATCACTCACAGCGGTTTCCCAGAGGACGACACTGCTCTGACCTGCAGGTTCAGCGAGCTGCACGAAcgctgctctgtgtgtgcatggatgCTCAAGAACAAAACCATGTTGTTTTTCGGAGGCTGCCTCCTGATAACAGCTGTGATGTTGGCAGCGCTCGTCATCTCTGTCATCGTCGCCAAGAGAAACCAAGcgaggggtggagggaggaggacggaCAGGatgcacaggaggaggagaagggaaggagTTCCTGTATTCTTATGTCCGCCTGTCGTTAAGTGCAAACGGTAG
- the tlr1 gene encoding toll-like receptor 1: MRPTTEALWAALMLAGLQQLTSLTSSPDSSVDLSSQNLSSVPRDLPQGVEFLDLSHNHIQQLHQGDFKNTTLLRRLNVSCNSLEGIDPGTFLDTPLLEDLDLSHNRLRNLAGQQYLLHTGNLLSLNLTWNSFVTMTLGDSFSSLAKLERLALAAENISVGDFKNIAEKKLQTLTLCLGDELGYEAGSLKDVHAQRLQIASTSSKIVDRGLYSDALSFFDEVELMNLTGGYRELSEQLSQRVEIRTSHLHLTNISVKWHDLTHFVNVILQTSITHLSSSDVALYDLPYVDTKVTQKSRMKSFSNRRIVVKSFFFSQEAVYNFFINMPVKSFSVTETPIIHMTCPKSLSPMLQLDFSYCALSDTIFSMVEKQKTVECQTLSNVRKLILVSNNLKSLQLLSQRMQHMKSLQHLDLSLNSLYYEGTDECVWPPNITNMTLSSNRLTDSVFKCLPEGTETLDLQNNQVSVVSSSIFKMENLKSLNLISNRLRDLPVCHGFPKLNELLLRSNSLHAPSVRRLETCPELRTLDVSYNPFTCTCALRGFIRLGIESERNSHTGIELLSWPVEYYCTYPEDARDTILKDIWIPEVTCNVGILAATILCPAVVVILAVVTLCHRLDIPWYMGMIWKWTRAKHRARTRQVRPEDLIGVEFHAFVSYSQHDTDWVHDSLLPNLEGPAGGLRICLHEKHFVPGKTVVENIIGCVEKSRRSLFVLSAHFVKSDWCHYELYFASHQRLSRGSDSIVLVLLEPLPQYTIPSKYYQLKAMMGRHTYLEWPQDMAKHRLFWVNLRAALQADLPNAPVTEIE, encoded by the coding sequence ATGAGGCCGACGACTGAGGCCCTCTGGGCGGCACTCATGTTGGCGGGACTCCAGCAGCTCACCTCACTCACCTCATCACCTGACAGCAGCGTGGACCTCTCGTCCCAGAACCTCTCCTCTGTCCCCAGAGACCTGCCTCAGGGGGTTGAGTTTTTAGATCTGTCACACAACCACATACAGCAACTTCACCAAGGAGACTTTAAAAACACCACCCTCCTGAGGCGCCTGAATGTGTCGTGCAACAGTTTGGAGGGGATAGATCCAGGGACGTTCCTCGACACTCCACTCCTGGAGGATCTGGACCTGTCCCACAACAGGCTGAGGAACCTGGCGGGTCAGCAGTACCTCCTGCACACAGGAAATCTCCTGTCGTTGAATCTGACCTGGAACTCGTTCGTCACAATGACACTGGGGGATTCTTTCAGTTCCCTGGCGAAACTGGAGAGATTGGCACTTGCGgcagaaaacatcagtgtggGTGATTTCAAGAACATCGCTGAAAAGAAACTGCAAACGCTGACACTTTGTCTGGGGGATGAGTTGGGTTATGAGGCCGGCAGCCTGAAGGACGTTCACGCTCAAAGGCTTCAGATAGCCTCCACCAGTAGTAAGATTGTGGACCGTGGCCTGTATTCTGATGCTCTGTCATTCTTTGACGAAGTGGAGTTGATGAATTTGACAGGTGGCTACAGGGAACTTAGTGAGCAGCTTAGCCAGAGGGTAGAAATCCGCACTTCTCATCTTCATCTCACCAACATATCAGTCAAATGGCATGACTTAACTCACTTTGTCAATGTGATTCTGCAAACATCTATCACCCATTTGAGCAGCTCTGATGTGGCCCTGTATGATTTGCCTTATGTAGACACTAAGGTGACCCAGAAGTCTAGAATGAAATCCTTTTCGAATAGAAGGATTGTGGTGaagtctttctttttctcacaggAGGCCGTATACAACTTCTTCATCAATATGCCTGTGAAGAGTTTCTCAGTCACAGAGACTCCAATCATACACATGACCTGCCCAAAGTCACTGAGTCCAATGCTCCAGCTGGATTTCTCCTACTGTGCTTTATCGGACACCATCTTCTCCATggtggagaaacagaaaactgttGAGTGTCAGACTCTCAGTAACGTGAGAAAACTGATTCTGGTCAGCAACAATCTCAAGAGTCTCCAGTTGCTGAGCCAACGCATGCAACACATGAAATCACTGCAGCATCTTGACCTCAGCCTCAACTCCCTCTATTACGAGGGtacagatgagtgtgtgtggccacCAAACATCACCAATATGACTCTGTCCTCCAACCGTCTCACGgactctgtttttaaatgtctacCAGAAGGAACAGAGACGCTGGACCTCCAGAACAACCAGGTTTCTGTGGTgtcgtcatccatctttaaaatGGAAAACCTGAAATCTCTGAATCTGATCTCCAACAGGCTGCGGGACCTGCCTGTGTGTCACGGTTTCCCTAAACTGAACGAGCTTCTGCTCAGGTCAAATTCCCTCCACGCCCCATCTGTGAGGAGGCTGGAGACCTGCCCCGAGCTGAGAACCCTGGACGTCAGCTACAACCCCTTCACCTGCACCTGCGCTCTGAGGGGTTTCATACGACTTGGCATCGAATCTGAAAGGAACAGTCACACAGGAATTGAATTATTGAGCTGGCCAGTGGAGTATTACTGCACCTACCCAGAGGACGCTCGAGACACCATCTTGAAAGACATCTGGATTCCAGAGGTCACCTGCAATGTTGGCATCCTGGCAGCCACCATCTTGTGCCCAGCAGTGGTAGTGATTTTGGCAGTTGTGACCCTGTGCCACCGTTTAGACATTCCCTGGTACATGGGGATGATCTGGAAGTGGACCAGAGCCAAACATCGTGCCAGAACAAGACAAGTCCGACCTGAGGACCTGATCGGTGTCGAGTTTCATGCTTTTGTGTCTTACAGCCAGCACGACACCGACTGGGTGCACGACTCCCTCCTTCCCAACCTTGAAGGTCCTGCAGGAGGCCTCCGAATCTGCCTTCATGAGAAACACTTTGTGCCGGGAAAGACAGTTGTAGAGAACATCATCGGCTGCGTGGAGAAAAGCAGGCGCTCCCTGTTTGTGCTCTCGGCTCACTTTGTCAAGAGCGACTGGTGTCACTACGAGCTGTACTTCGCCAGCCACCAGCGCCTTTCCCGGGGCTCCGACAGCATCGTGCTGGTTCTGCTAGAGCCTCTGCCTCAATACACGATCCCATCCAAGTACTATCAGCTGAAGGCCATGATGGGCCGGCACACCTACTTGGAGTGGCCACAGGACATGGCCAAGCACAGGCTGTTCTGGGTGAACCTCAGAGCTGCTCTACAGGCAGACCTGCCCAACGCACCGGTCACAGAGATAGAGTGA